The window ACTATCAAGCAAGGGGACTTCTTGTTGAATCGCATTCAAAAGCTTTCTCGTGTCATCGATCTCTGAATCAGTTAAACCATCAAAATTGAAAATGTTTGGTGGCCTGTAATTGTTTTTTTCTTCAATCTCGCATAGCACTAATCTGGATATGATTTGCCTTTTCATTTCGAGCTCTCGGAGTACCATTTAGTAATTTTATGAAATCAAGAGATTTCTCTGTTGGGATATGGTTATATTTTCAAAACATTCAGAGCATCTTCTAAGATCTTATTTCCTTTGAACTTTGTGTGTTAGTGATGATGAATGTGATTGAGAGTTGTATATTAGTGAAGTTAAAGAATTGGTTTATCACATATGGTATGCTATATTTGGTAACACATCCACAAGAAGGGTACCTTGGAGTAACAATAAAGTTATTTTTGTGTTGACCTATAATCACAGTTAGAGCTGTGGAATTAGCCATTGATGCATTAGGGTTGATTGTCTATATCGCATTCTCTTAACTTGCATCCCTTTTTCGGGCTCTTCATGAACACGAAATGTTTCGTTCATCGGCTGCCTTTTATTTAAATGTTTCACATATCAGCCATTAAGTACATTGGTGGAGGGCAATCTGAAGCAATTATCTCACAGTTTTTTTCAAACTCAATCTAGGGCAGCTAATTCTCTCGCACCACTCGTATAACTGACACCATTTATGGGAAAGATGTTGTGGAtaacttagtatttttttttgggAATCTCTAAGTAAAtgtcaaatttcaaaaatctaagcaaaaaaggatATTTTTCAATGTGTATggttgaaatttattgaaaacatatagatgagtcaatatacaaaattgaGGAATATTGGgtgtgatttggactgatttgatatcaaaattcgtaattaaaatCGAGGTCAAAAAATTCTACTACGATACATGTATCAAATATGTATCActcatgtatcaaacatgtatcactcATATATTTCACACACACGTATACATGTATCACGTATgatatttttttcatgttcatcttctacttcgaattttcaatgaATACctcctcaaaactccaccaaatcatcccaaaactgagattcaagctccttacgatgtacccaatctattctaataacacccactaAAAAAAGCAaaatttgaccttttttttttgttataaatagttaattggctaatattgataatattttatgaattgaccaatttttataataaactacttataaatggacgTAGCTGgtagtttttctattttttttattgacCGAAAGTTTATATATCTAAGgcctcgtttttttttttttttaagattaagacatctgaataCCAAGAtatgtattaagattaagacatatgaatctgaatacacatctgtaaatttaagatgtgtattaagttCTGAATACTGACTGATTAACATTGTTTGATTTTTAGTATCTGAATGTATAaaacttatctttatttgaaaattaataaacataaaatttaaatgaaataCTTATTAATCTAATATtgtatcaataaaatatatagtttttaaaatatgatagttgttggTGGTGATGACTAACAGGTGAATGCCGGCTAGAAGTGGTTGAtggtggtagttttggttgatggtggtggttcagggTAGTAGCTAATGGCGATTGATAGTGTTGGCGATTATaattgatgatggtggtggtgggtggtgatagttaataatggtgggtggtggtgatagttgtgattgaggaaggtggAGGTAGGTTATAATGATGGGCAATGCCGGCTGTGGTTGTTGATAGTGATTGGGTGGTTAGTTGTGatagttgaggtggatgagtgttgattgtggTAGAGAATGACGGTGGTAGGAGTGGTGGGCATGGTGGGTGGTGATAGTCGATAATGGTGGcagctatgattgaggatgatggtggtatggtggtggtggtggtggtgctgaCATGGTGATAGTCgataatggtaggcggtggcggaaattaataataaaaatggatgagagcatcttaatgaaattaagtctctgttatagatcttaatcacaTAGAtctattcagacccattaagtgattgtgaagtaaaaacaaacaaacacacttaatgattgagatctgaataattaagattcagactttaaaaacaaatgacttagggtgtgtttggtatgaaggaaaacatccaagaaaatattttcttggaaaacaagtagtaatcttattcattttccggtgtttggtacgtaaattaaggaaaataacttctcaagagtattcataaacaatttagatacaataaacatgaaaccataaactttcgaaccaacaatcatccgaacccacaaattccataaactttcgaaaccatgaaatttcgaacccgtaaactttataatttctaaacccgtaaaattccaaatacataaacctccgaactcataactttggaacttgtaaaatttcgaacgtgtaaaccgaaagatgaaaaaactaaaactgataatatataataataataattttttttccgCGAGGGGGAGGGGGGCGGTGGGGCAGTGAGGGGTGGGTGatgcagaaaaatgaaaaaaaataattttaaattagaaaaaaaaaagtaaaaataataatttttttcggGGGTGAGGGGGTCGGGGTAGTAGGGTGGGTGGTGacgaaaaaaaaaacttaaatttgaaaaacaaaagcCTTTTTGGAGAGAGGGGGTGGGGTGCGTAGGCGTGGGATGGCGTTAAGTGGGTGGATGTGGGGAGGGTTGGTGGGGtgggaaaaattgagaaaagttttggaaaatattttcccttctctcgataaggaaaatattttccttcaattggaggaaaatgagttcataagtaaaatgttttccaaaacatttaagccaaccaaatatgaaaaaattgaaaaatatttacggaaaatattttccttcgtaccaaacacatcCTTAATGTTTGGGATTTGAacgattaagattcagaccttcTTTAAGTGttaaatgcaaacaaacaagGCGTAAGGTACAACCcaattctttttaattttttggttCATGAAAAGCCCCACATCTCTTTCAAGCGCCAAACCAATATCCATAAATTTCCAAGAAAATCCCCCACTGCTAACTAGAATTCCAAGCAAACCGTCAAGaaaaattaaatgaaaagaaaagaaagaaataccAATGTATTTTCTCAGCCACAAGCAAAAGAATGGGTTAATGGCTATTAATGTCCTTTCAATTTGTTGTTGTAATATTGAGCCATGCAGGCTCTTTAAAGAAACTACAATGTGGTCTCTTTAACCTTTATATATAGAGGCTGTAATATTGGTTTATCTCATTGTAATACTATAATTTACCAAAACCAATGCCTTGTGAAGAATTATGAATATTCAATTTGAGATTAAGGACTTTCAAGAAAAGCTATCTTCTTGTTTCAGACCTTGGCAACGTTCTTTCCAGTTCTGGATTCGTGTTACAGATATCTATACTGGTTATAAGGTACTCTCTTCATTTTCTTAAGTGTGCTGAGTGTACTTTGTTAGGAGAAATAACCAATTTGCAGAGTGATGTTAATCCCAAATTTTGAAGAATTTGGGTATAGATATCAAACTACAACATTGTACTTCATCCGTGCCATTTTTTGTAACCGCGTTTGACGAGGTATGGagtttaaaaaagaaagagaCTTTTGAAACTTGCGGCCTAAAacgacatttgtgtggctataaatcatacCGTTAAGGTTAAAATGAGTAGTTTAAAGTTAAAGTCTTTTATAAATATAGAAAGATGACATTCTTTTTAGGTACAAACTAAAAAGTAGGGATGACAAGCAGTGCGGTGCAGGGTGGGTTTTCTCTTAACCCACAAAAATTCAAACCGTCCCGCCTCGCATAGCAAATACACCCGCATTCACCTGCTCCGCATCCACACCCGCGTCCACCCGCCCACACCCGGTTAACTTTTTTTCCCCtttattttgttagtttatttattttttaatctttTGGCTGAATTTTTTTTATACATTTATGATATCTACTCAtactttttattaattttaaagagTTGCAGATTTTGTTGATCTTAGAAGTGTCAGACTTACTGTAAATTCCTTTTGGGTACTAGTAAACGAATTGTTCATTCTTTCTCCACATAACTTTTCTATTTAATCGCTTTGTTTTACTGTATTAAAAGTCTACTGATTTGGAAATACCGAATTTATTATGTTAGAAGTTAACTGAGCTTAGACCCAATTTCCATCAGTGTGGGTTTCATCTTCGTTAAGGCAGAAAATTGAGTTTCCTTCCTTAATGAAGTTATAAACCCGCACCGCACCCGtacagtttttatttatttatttatttcgaCCCGCACCGCACCGCACCCGTATATGTTTAAACCCGCCCCGCATGTATTCAAACCCGCACTGCTCCGCATCCGCATCGCCTCATTGACATCCCTATTAAAAAggaaagtacaacaacaacaacaacccagtagcgtgtacgcagaccttacctctatcctgaagtagagaggctgtttccgatagaccctcggctccctccctccaataactccccaccttgctcttggggtgactcgaactcacaacctcttggttggaaatggagggtgcttaccactagagcaacccactctcaTAAAATGGACTAAGGGAGTAATAAATAGTTAAATTCTGGTTGAGCTAAATACTCTATCAAAAATTAGATGTTAATTTGAGACCGAAGGAGGAGTACTCTTTTTCGGTTAATTACTCTGTGCATTTTCCTTTATATATTGGAGAGTTATTTATTGGTTCATTGGCTTATTGTAGTATATTAGGGGTTTTAATTGCTCTTTGTTAGGTGTTTCAATTGAGAGTTGGCTTTGAAAAAGATGTGCAAAAACAAGAAGCAATGTGGGAGAGGCAGCACGAGTTTGCAGCTGACAAAATATATAATATGTGCTCTGACCTTGGTGGCTTCTTCCTAAAGGTATTCAATAATCTGTCTCTAAGATAGAATTTTCAATCTTGagatattattgttgttattaacTACTCCCACTGTCTCAATTATGTGATGTACTTTGActggcacggagtttaagaaagaaagaaaaacttttgaatCTTATGGTCTAAAACAATCCATAgattgtgtgactataaatcatctcattaagtgTAAAGCGggaattttaaagttaaattatttctaaatataaaaatgcCTAATTCTTTTTGAAAAGACTAAAAGAAAAAGTGCATCATATAAATTGGGATATAGGTTGTacgaggaaagaaagaaaaaagaaagtgaaaGATTGCTGCTTTCCTCCTTTCTAAGAAGTATTTAATGGTTTGTTTTAATAAATTTGGCCAAGTTTACATGAATAATGGACATTGGAATATGTCCAGTAGACTGTAGTGCAGTATGTTAGTAGAATAGCGTTCTTGAGGTTGATGTATTGCGTTAAAAGTTATTCTTCTAAGCTCTCTTGCAGATAGTAAATCGCCTCCATATTTCTCAATGATAGGAGGGTTTAAATTTTCGCTCGAAAGTTACAGTTCGTATTAAATACTTTGGAAATAGTTTTGAGGTGAGATTTGATTAAGTGGATGTGATGGTAATATTAGGTTGCTCAAATCATTGGGAAGCCAGACTTGGCCCCTGCTGCATGGGTGAGAAGGTTAGTTACTCTGTGTGATCAAGCACCTGCTACACCGTATAACATGGTCAGGGTTGTGCTGGAGAAGGAATTGGGTCAAAATTTTGATGAATTGTTTGAAAGATTTGACGTTGATCCTCTGGGTTCTGCTTCTATTGCACAGGTAACTATTAAGTTTGATCATAAGCATTGCTATAGCTCATCGTAGAGCAACCGATGCCGcagaggcggagccagaatttgaagtttatgggttcgaaAGTCTTATACCTTTAAGTCATTGGGTTCTGAATTAATAATATGTACATATTGaatgaatttcttaaaacaaATACATGGTTTGGACCAAAGTGACTGGTTCGACCGAACCCGTACCGTCAATGCCAGCTCCGCCCCCGACTGATGGGCATTTCTCAAACAGATGTTAAAAATATTGACCTTTCAGCTAGTGTAAACATTTGGATTTAGTGAAGTGTGTGAGCCTTGTCTAAAAGCTCAGGTAATTAGTGAGGTGACACATTTGTTCATTTATTTTAGGTCTGCAACCTTTTCCTCCACGCTCCGGccgattctttttcttcttttttgattaATAGGTGGTGAAACATATTAGGCATGTAATTCACACATAAATAGGGCCCTATTTGCGTGGCAATGGCAAAAGTGTCGCCAGTTACATCTTTAGCAGATAAACGGAGGACTATCATTTCTCTCAAATCTGTAAGGAAAAGGAAGGCAGTCACAGATTTATCCGGTTTTGGTGAACCTCTATAGATAGGCATGAGAAGCGGCCTAAGTTACACTAAACGATTTTGTTCAATCTCCAGTACATTCTTAAACTCTATGGTTTATGTAGGGCCTGAGCCCTATCTCAATAACAGCAGTAGATTTAACCTAAGAACCAGCATTATACATCTCTTAAAGGGCCACATGATTTGAACCTGTATGACAGTTCAAAGCCAAATGAAAGATTATTTGTAAATGTAACAATTTTAAAGCTATATTCTAGTTATAAAGAGGAAATCAATATTATTTCACTCCTAAGTAGTCCAACTTGTGTTTTCTGTACTTGAAATTAGGTTCACAGAGCAAGGCTCAAAGGCGACAAAAAAGATATTGTTGTCAAGGTAAGAGAATTTGACTCATAGCATTGCAGCTTTCATGCGATTATAAGGTTCTAACATCATTGTCTTGCTCAAGGTGCAACACCCTGGGGTCCAGGAATTAATGATGACCGATATCCACAACTTGCAAGCATTCGCATTATACTTGCAGAAGATGGATATAAAATTTGATCTTTACTCTTTAACAAAGGAAATTGAGAAACAGGTGCGTAAAATTCCTGTATACGTGACTTCTTTGTAACATCAGGCCCtaacatttttgtaaaacaactgAAAGTAGATGCAAACATGTTTTCCGGAGACGGGACTTCTTTTTAACATTAGTTACAAAACATTGGGTCAGGAAAAAATGTAGGTAAATGATGCTTATTTAAAGAAAATGGGAATGTTGAGGTTTCTGTTTCTTACTTCTCATCATCTGTACACATTATTATTAGATTTAAAGCCTTTAGATTTCTTTTAGCTTTGTTCTCAACATTTTATTTTGCAAATGATGATTTTTAATGCTTATATGTAAGTTGATTGGCGTTATGAGTCGATGGTCAGAGTTGTTGTTgatttaacaacaacaataacaataataccAGTAGTACTTAGTATAATTGCAACTGGCATTGAGCTTCTGGACATATATTTGATTTCGTAATTGAATTATCTCATGTGTGCAGTTAAGTAGGCTAAAAGTGCACTATTTCTTCTTCTAGAGCTAATTGCATACCTGATCCAAAGGCGGTTCTATTTTTGATCTGATAGCTTCCTGACGAGCTCATAGGCTTTTTGATTTCTTCTGCCTCCTAATTGCTCATAGTTCAAGTTTCTTCTGTTTATCCTTTTGTTTCAATAAACTGATTTCACTTCTTCCATCTAAGATTGGGTGTGAATTCAACTTCTTGAGAGAGGCTGACGCAATGGATAGAATTCGGCGTTTTCTTTACGAAAATAACAAAAAGTCCCCAGTTATTGTTCCCCGGGTGCTTCGAGATATTGTCACAAGGTGAACTGCTGCTGACCAATTGATGTTTTCATATTCAAATGTTGGTAGGTTTTGATATTCAGTGAACATTTGAGATGTCTTGCTGTTATAAGGTGGATCAAGAGATTGTTGAAAACTAAATTCTCACATCTTGTTTGCTTTCATCATTCCAACTACTAATAGATGTAAGTTAGGTTTATTTACTTTCAACCTCGGTTTGTCTGTATTTTCTGTTAGATTTATGAACTATATATTAACAATGTAACTTCTTTTCATTTACTTTagtaatcattttttttttgtctaaATTTTGTAATAGGAGGGTCCTAATGATGGAATATATTGATGGAACCCCGATCCTGAATCTGGGAGATGAAATGGCAAAGAGAGGCATAAGTCCAGATGGTAAAGTTGCAGCAGTGGCAAAGCAGTAAGAAACTAGATTTCTCAGAATGAAGTTAGATTTCACGTCATATTTGGTATTCTACAATATTATGGTTCTAACACTGCTGTACTGATCACTCCACATCTTTTCTCTTCTCAATTTATTTTGGTCACCATCTCTTTCGATATATTTGTTATCTCTGCAAGACTAAACTTAACACAAAAATAGCTGGTTTCTGAATTATTCCTGAACTAACAAACTTTATGGTGATTGCGACACTTGTTCTAGGTTATTACGCCACTTATCTCACGAAAGATTCTCATTCTACACCTATATCTTgttagagatgagattcttcaAAATCTCTCCTCTCAACCAGAAGAACTTTTGAAGATGTCTCACCACCTACCTATTTATTAAAGAGCATAAAGTATATTCTCAAAAGCTACATAGCTTGAGATATTTGCCGTGCTAAAACATTCCACCACACAACCTTTACATTTGAACTTCTCAGCTCTTTGCCATGTTAACTATTGCAAAGACCTCCCTTTTTTTTCAGTAATGCAAATTAATGCAGAACTCTGTTATTCCTTTTCAAATATTTCCTAAAATAGAGAAGTCTTTATTCTCTTAATATGACTCTTTCAGTTAATTTATTTCTACATAAATTATTTATTCCCATACTATCATTACTATCAGTAGTTTCCAATTcttcctagtctcttttcaaCGTCATTCAGCTTCTCTTATTTGGTTACTTGTGCATGCAGGAACATTCTTAAAAGTTTGTCCCTGGCTTATGGACAGATGATACTGAGGAGCGGTTTCTTTCATGCAGATCCACACCCTGGGAATATTCTAATCTGTAGAGGTGCTGAGGCAAGTATGCgtcttctctttttcttgtttCAAAGTCGTAATCATATAAAAATGTTCTTGTTCAGAGTGCTGACAAGGATCATGCCATTCTTTTCTTAATTATTAAGGTTGCATTGCTGGATTATGGACAAGTTAAGGATCTTCCAGAAAATCTCAGGCTTGGATATGCTAATCTCGTTCTTGCTATTGCGGATGGCGATGCTACGAGGGCCAAAGAAAGTTTTAAGTGAG is drawn from Nicotiana tabacum cultivar K326 chromosome 9, ASM71507v2, whole genome shotgun sequence and contains these coding sequences:
- the LOC107807155 gene encoding uncharacterized protein LOC107807155 isoform X2 — translated: MWERQHEFAADKIYNMCSDLGGFFLKVAQIIGKPDLAPAAWVRRLVTLCDQAPATPYNMVRVVLEKELGQNFDELFERFDVDPLGSASIAQVHRARLKGDKKDIVVKVQHPGVQELMMTDIHNLQAFALYLQKMDIKFDLYSLTKEIEKQIGCEFNFLREADAMDRIRRFLYENNKKSPVIVPRVLRDIVTRRVLMMEYIDGTPILNLGDEMAKRGISPDGKVAAVAKQNILKSLSLAYGQMILRSGFFHADPHPGNILICRGAEVALLDYGQVKDLPENLRLGYANLVLAIADGDATRAKESFKELGINTLSSCEDEQKEMLKLAQGMFDTKLPPGVKTLQPFSEESSVKKIAVEAFPEELFSVLRTLQLLRGLSVGLGISHSCAEQWRPIAEEALYDAGRLTAKDMKRSRGHKTRRKPGK
- the LOC107807155 gene encoding uncharacterized protein LOC107807155 isoform X1, translating into MNIQFEIKDFQEKLSSCFRPWQRSFQFWIRVTDIYTGYKVFQLRVGFEKDVQKQEAMWERQHEFAADKIYNMCSDLGGFFLKVAQIIGKPDLAPAAWVRRLVTLCDQAPATPYNMVRVVLEKELGQNFDELFERFDVDPLGSASIAQVHRARLKGDKKDIVVKVQHPGVQELMMTDIHNLQAFALYLQKMDIKFDLYSLTKEIEKQIGCEFNFLREADAMDRIRRFLYENNKKSPVIVPRVLRDIVTRRVLMMEYIDGTPILNLGDEMAKRGISPDGKVAAVAKQNILKSLSLAYGQMILRSGFFHADPHPGNILICRGAEVALLDYGQVKDLPENLRLGYANLVLAIADGDATRAKESFKELGINTLSSCEDEQKEMLKLAQGMFDTKLPPGVKTLQPFSEESSVKKIAVEAFPEELFSVLRTLQLLRGLSVGLGISHSCAEQWRPIAEEALYDAGRLTAKDMKRSRGHKTRRKPGK